The Hyphomicrobium sp. MC1 genome window below encodes:
- a CDS encoding arylsulfatase gives MSPASAQVATPNIVLILSDDFGYGDGGAYGGGENRGMPTPSLDRMAAEGMTFLSFYAQPSCTPGRAAVQTGRIPNRSGMTTVAFQGQGGGLPHAEWTLASVLKTAGYRTFFTGKWHLGEADYALPNAQGYDEMKYAGLYHLNAYTYGDPTWFPDMDPELRAMFERVTKGALSGNAGEPAKEDFKINGQYVNTPVIDGKEGVVGIPFFDEYVEKASLDYLDRNAKSKEPFFMSINFMKVHQPNMPAPEFEHKSLSKTKYADSVVENDTRIGRILDKIRSLGLDKNTYVFWTTDNGAWQDVYPDAGYTPFRGTKGTVREGGNRVPSLAWGPGIKAGSKNSDIVGGLDYMATFAHLAGIAKLPDKDREGQPIIFDSYDMSPILFGTGKSERKSWFYFTENELTPGAVRFGHYKAVFNLRGDDGATTGGLAVDSNLGWKGAEKYVAIVPQVFDIWQDPQERYDVFMNNYTEHTWVMVSIGEEIQNLMKTYLQYPPRKMQSEGYTGPLTLSNYEKFQWVREELKKDGISISMPTGN, from the coding sequence ATGTCTCCAGCGTCTGCACAAGTTGCCACGCCCAATATTGTCCTGATCCTTTCAGACGACTTTGGCTACGGAGATGGAGGTGCATACGGCGGCGGCGAGAACCGCGGCATGCCGACACCTAGCCTCGACCGCATGGCGGCCGAAGGCATGACATTTCTGTCTTTCTATGCGCAGCCAAGCTGCACGCCTGGCCGTGCCGCGGTCCAGACCGGTCGCATTCCGAACCGTAGCGGCATGACGACGGTGGCGTTTCAGGGCCAGGGCGGGGGTCTTCCGCACGCCGAGTGGACGCTGGCGTCGGTGCTGAAAACCGCCGGCTACAGGACCTTCTTCACCGGTAAATGGCACCTCGGCGAAGCTGATTATGCTCTGCCCAACGCGCAGGGTTACGACGAGATGAAGTATGCGGGCTTATATCATCTCAATGCCTACACCTATGGCGATCCGACGTGGTTTCCGGACATGGACCCGGAGCTGAGAGCGATGTTTGAACGCGTGACAAAGGGGGCGCTGTCGGGGAATGCGGGGGAGCCCGCGAAGGAAGACTTCAAGATCAATGGTCAATACGTAAATACGCCTGTCATCGACGGCAAGGAGGGCGTTGTTGGTATTCCGTTTTTCGATGAATATGTTGAAAAGGCTTCGCTCGATTACCTCGACCGCAACGCTAAATCTAAAGAGCCGTTCTTCATGAGCATCAATTTCATGAAGGTCCATCAACCGAACATGCCGGCTCCAGAATTCGAGCATAAGTCTTTGTCGAAGACGAAATATGCCGACTCGGTCGTAGAGAACGATACCCGCATCGGTCGCATCCTGGACAAGATCCGCTCCCTCGGTCTCGACAAAAATACATATGTGTTCTGGACGACGGACAACGGCGCCTGGCAAGACGTCTATCCCGACGCCGGATACACCCCGTTCCGAGGCACGAAAGGAACTGTTCGCGAGGGCGGCAATCGTGTTCCATCACTTGCGTGGGGGCCCGGGATCAAAGCGGGTTCGAAGAATTCCGATATTGTCGGCGGCTTGGATTATATGGCGACATTCGCCCATCTCGCCGGCATCGCGAAACTTCCCGACAAAGATCGCGAAGGCCAGCCGATTATCTTCGACAGTTACGATATGTCGCCGATCCTCTTCGGGACAGGCAAGTCGGAGCGCAAGTCCTGGTTCTATTTCACTGAGAATGAACTGACGCCAGGTGCAGTCCGCTTTGGCCATTACAAGGCCGTCTTCAACCTGCGTGGCGATGACGGCGCAACAACCGGTGGTCTTGCAGTCGATTCGAATCTCGGCTGGAAGGGCGCCGAAAAATACGTCGCCATCGTACCGCAAGTGTTCGACATCTGGCAGGATCCGCAAGAGCGTTATGATGTCTTCATGAACAACTACACCGAACATACCTGGGTCATGGTGAGCATAGGTGAAGAAATTCAGAATCTGATGAAGACTTATCTTCAATATCCGCCGCGTAAAATGCAGAGCGAAGGCTATACCGGTCCACTCACTCTCTCGAACTACGAAAAATTCCAGTGGGTAAGAGAAGAACTCAAAAAGGACGGTATCAGCATTTCCATGCCGACGGGCAACTAA
- a CDS encoding Crp/Fnr family transcriptional regulator, whose protein sequence is MAPLDSVGWLTTQPKEFCEWVERAGRWRTYDPGQFIYHAGDPSDGIYGLAEGSLRVTFPLTAKEAVVIHRAEIGFWVGDNAEFTGRSRLISLMAGTKSRLLHLPSSAISAHLNDVPDHWRCFYFLSAINTAAAIVHLSEALSLTVRARMCRQLLRLATTTQEVEITQDELAELIGVTRATSRRCLADLADQGAIEIFYRKVRVLDADVLQSYEDEQ, encoded by the coding sequence TTGGCGCCGCTTGATTCGGTTGGCTGGCTCACCACTCAGCCTAAGGAGTTTTGCGAATGGGTCGAGCGCGCCGGGAGATGGCGGACGTACGACCCTGGGCAGTTCATCTACCATGCAGGGGATCCATCCGACGGCATCTATGGATTGGCGGAAGGGAGCCTCCGGGTAACATTTCCGCTCACTGCGAAGGAGGCAGTAGTTATCCACCGCGCCGAAATTGGCTTCTGGGTCGGCGACAACGCGGAATTCACGGGACGATCTCGCCTCATCTCCTTAATGGCCGGCACGAAGAGCAGGCTTCTCCATCTGCCGAGTTCGGCAATCTCGGCACATTTGAATGACGTTCCCGATCATTGGCGCTGCTTCTACTTTCTTAGCGCAATCAACACTGCAGCGGCGATCGTGCATTTATCGGAAGCGCTGTCTCTGACAGTCAGGGCACGTATGTGCAGACAATTGCTACGGCTTGCGACCACCACACAGGAAGTCGAGATCACTCAGGATGAACTAGCAGAGCTCATCGGCGTGACGCGCGCAACATCGCGGAGATGCCTGGCGGACCTCGCAGACCAGGGCGCGATAGAGATTTTCTACCGCAAAGTACGCGTTCTCGATGCTGACGTGCTTCAATCCTACGAAGACGAACAATGA
- a CDS encoding HAD family phosphatase: MRLAFYALLCAFLSIRPSFADDALPSWNDGPTKQAIVSFVQRVTTKSSPDYVPPPERIATFDNDGTLWAEQPMYVQLAFALDRVKALAPQHHEWNDQEPFASLLNGNLKSVIAGGEHAIAEIVMATHAGMTSNEFEKIVTDWITTARHPKTGRLYTEMVYQPMLELLAYLRANDFKTFIVSGGGIEFMRPWTEKIYGIPPEQVIGSSIKLKFEIQNGKPALVRLADIDFIDDGVGKPVGIQKHIGRRPIAAFGNSDGDLEMLQWTTSEQGARFGLIVHHTDAVREWAYDHNSSFGHLEKALDMATSQGWIVIDMKNDWKTIYPQD; encoded by the coding sequence ATGCGTCTCGCGTTCTATGCTTTGCTCTGTGCGTTTTTGTCGATCCGACCGAGTTTTGCGGATGATGCACTGCCATCTTGGAACGACGGGCCGACGAAGCAGGCGATTGTTTCATTCGTACAGCGCGTAACAACCAAGAGCTCACCCGATTACGTGCCTCCGCCCGAGCGGATTGCGACCTTCGATAACGACGGGACGCTGTGGGCCGAGCAACCGATGTACGTTCAGCTTGCCTTCGCTCTGGACCGCGTCAAGGCCTTGGCTCCCCAGCATCACGAGTGGAATGACCAGGAGCCCTTCGCTTCGCTTCTGAACGGCAATTTAAAAAGCGTGATCGCGGGCGGCGAACACGCGATCGCTGAGATCGTGATGGCAACGCACGCCGGCATGACATCGAATGAATTCGAAAAGATCGTAACCGATTGGATTACGACGGCGCGTCATCCAAAGACGGGCAGACTCTACACAGAAATGGTCTACCAGCCGATGCTTGAATTGCTCGCATATCTTCGCGCCAATGATTTCAAGACATTTATTGTTTCAGGCGGCGGTATCGAGTTCATGCGGCCCTGGACAGAAAAGATCTATGGTATTCCCCCCGAGCAAGTCATCGGCTCGAGCATCAAATTGAAATTCGAGATCCAGAACGGAAAGCCGGCTCTTGTACGACTGGCCGATATTGATTTCATCGACGACGGGGTGGGAAAACCCGTTGGCATCCAGAAGCACATCGGCAGGCGCCCGATTGCGGCGTTCGGCAACTCCGATGGCGACCTTGAAATGCTGCAATGGACAACCAGCGAGCAAGGCGCGCGTTTTGGGTTGATCGTCCACCACACCGACGCCGTACGTGAATGGGCCTATGACCACAATTCTTCATTTGGTCACCTCGAAAAAGCGCTCGATATGGCGACATCACAGGGGTGGATCGTAATAGATATGAAAAACGATTGGAAAACAATTTATCCGCAGGATTAG
- a CDS encoding DUF3302 domain-containing protein, whose product MALDYFALVMLIVIIAVVVYGVVAVYGVPYQIAKARHHPHQDAIRAATWASLFTLGALWPFLWIWALMYDPERGWGNTVGLASDETSKAMARLDARISALEKTRQEG is encoded by the coding sequence ATGGCGCTTGACTATTTTGCATTAGTGATGCTGATCGTCATCATCGCTGTCGTCGTTTATGGCGTGGTTGCGGTCTATGGCGTTCCATACCAGATTGCCAAGGCGCGCCATCATCCTCATCAGGACGCTATTCGGGCTGCTACCTGGGCGAGTCTGTTCACGCTTGGCGCGCTTTGGCCCTTTCTGTGGATCTGGGCCCTGATGTATGACCCGGAGCGCGGCTGGGGCAACACGGTAGGCCTGGCTTCGGATGAGACATCGAAGGCCATGGCGAGGCTTGATGCGCGCATATCGGCTCTCGAAAAAACGCGGCAGGAGGGTTGA
- a CDS encoding tetratricopeptide repeat protein, with protein sequence MAFLTAVAILATGNGRAEEQRQQPAKAAVAEFVGSTECASCHKAEHSDWMSSQHHAAMQLANEAAVLGNFANAKFAKDGSDTTFFKKGNTYWVRTEGPDEKPGEFEIRYTFGVYPLQQYLVELPKGRLQAFGIAWDTRPKEAGGQRWYDLYPDRKLKAGNPLHWTGIDQNWNYQCAWCHSTNLQKNYDRSTGAFKTTWSEISVGCEACHGPASKHLEWAKSGAGASYDHAGFAFSLDERKGVGWPVDSTGQAHRSQPLKSQKEIAVCATCHSRREQFSSLPEDIGRLFDAFRPTSLEAGLYFADGQQHDEVYTYASFLQSRMHAAGVTCADCHNPHSGKVRLGGNALCGQCHAPERFDVPAHHHHLAGASGSKCASCHMPTTTYMGVDARHDHSIRIPRPDRRIGLGTPNACSQCHTDKSAAWARDAIKVWYPTANPGAQTFAEALALGNQGAPGAQVALQDIATSQIASPIAKASALERLSRFPSSSAIEVASQALKSDDPMVRSAAVAVVATTDDATKVRLLVPLLKDPTKMVRMDAASALAGRPASTLDPADRPTFEKALQDYVDAQMFNAERPEASLNLGNLYRTQGKIDEARQAYEHAIVIGPSFVAAAVSLADLMRSSNDEQSAEALLRRTLDANPNSGPVEHALGLSLVRQHRANDAIIYLSKAATDAPDDSQYSYVFAVALHDTGKPADAIETLKAALSRHPYDRNLLLTLAAYEYERGNKADTVKYLTLLRQLEPERNDIAQMLNSISR encoded by the coding sequence TTGGCATTTCTGACAGCCGTCGCAATTCTTGCTACCGGGAACGGCCGCGCCGAGGAGCAGCGACAGCAGCCGGCAAAAGCGGCTGTGGCGGAATTTGTCGGCTCAACGGAGTGCGCGAGCTGCCATAAGGCGGAGCATTCCGACTGGATGTCGTCGCAACATCATGCTGCGATGCAGCTTGCGAACGAGGCGGCCGTCCTCGGCAACTTTGCCAATGCGAAGTTCGCCAAAGACGGAAGCGACACTACATTCTTCAAAAAGGGAAATACATATTGGGTTCGGACCGAAGGGCCCGATGAAAAACCCGGAGAATTCGAAATTCGCTACACCTTCGGCGTCTACCCTCTGCAGCAATACCTGGTCGAACTTCCCAAAGGGCGCCTGCAAGCGTTCGGCATCGCGTGGGACACGCGCCCGAAAGAGGCTGGCGGTCAACGCTGGTATGATCTTTATCCGGACCGCAAGCTCAAGGCCGGCAATCCCCTGCACTGGACCGGCATTGACCAGAACTGGAATTATCAATGCGCTTGGTGTCACTCGACGAACCTGCAGAAGAATTACGATCGCTCTACAGGCGCATTTAAGACGACGTGGTCCGAGATCAGTGTCGGTTGCGAGGCCTGCCACGGGCCGGCGTCGAAGCATCTCGAATGGGCAAAATCCGGCGCCGGCGCCTCCTACGATCACGCAGGCTTCGCGTTCAGTCTCGATGAGCGAAAAGGCGTTGGCTGGCCCGTGGATTCAACCGGCCAGGCGCATCGCTCGCAGCCGTTGAAGTCGCAAAAGGAAATAGCTGTCTGCGCCACGTGTCATTCTCGCCGCGAGCAATTTTCTTCGCTCCCGGAGGATATCGGACGGCTTTTCGACGCCTTCCGACCAACTTCTCTCGAAGCTGGGTTATATTTTGCTGACGGACAGCAGCACGACGAAGTTTATACTTACGCCTCGTTTCTGCAGAGCCGCATGCACGCAGCAGGCGTCACGTGCGCCGACTGCCATAATCCGCATTCTGGAAAAGTGCGCTTAGGGGGAAATGCGCTCTGCGGCCAGTGCCACGCGCCGGAACGTTTCGATGTGCCCGCGCACCACCATCACCTCGCTGGCGCGAGCGGATCGAAATGTGCGTCGTGCCATATGCCGACAACGACCTATATGGGTGTCGACGCCCGCCACGATCATTCGATACGCATTCCCCGTCCCGATCGCAGGATCGGCCTTGGGACGCCGAACGCATGCAGTCAATGTCACACCGACAAATCCGCGGCCTGGGCGCGCGATGCGATCAAGGTGTGGTATCCGACCGCGAACCCTGGAGCCCAGACTTTCGCTGAGGCGCTGGCGCTAGGTAATCAAGGCGCGCCTGGCGCCCAGGTCGCGCTTCAGGATATCGCAACATCGCAAATTGCCTCTCCAATCGCCAAGGCGAGCGCTCTCGAGCGATTGAGCCGTTTTCCTTCGTCTTCCGCCATCGAGGTCGCAAGCCAAGCGTTAAAGAGCGACGATCCGATGGTGCGATCCGCCGCCGTCGCCGTTGTCGCTACGACGGACGATGCGACGAAAGTTCGACTGCTTGTTCCGCTGCTGAAGGATCCGACTAAGATGGTTCGGATGGATGCAGCAAGTGCTTTGGCGGGGAGGCCCGCAAGCACATTGGATCCGGCCGATCGTCCGACATTCGAAAAAGCCCTCCAAGACTACGTCGACGCTCAAATGTTCAACGCGGAACGTCCGGAAGCCTCACTCAACCTTGGAAATCTTTACAGGACACAAGGCAAAATCGATGAGGCCCGCCAAGCCTACGAACATGCCATTGTCATTGGCCCCTCATTCGTCGCGGCCGCCGTTTCTCTGGCCGACTTGATGCGATCTTCGAACGATGAGCAAAGCGCCGAAGCCTTGTTGCGACGGACACTGGACGCAAACCCCAACTCCGGACCGGTTGAGCATGCACTCGGACTCAGTCTCGTTCGCCAACACCGCGCGAACGACGCGATCATTTATCTTTCGAAAGCTGCGACCGATGCCCCTGACGATTCGCAGTACAGTTATGTGTTCGCTGTCGCGCTTCACGATACGGGAAAACCCGCCGACGCTATCGAGACTTTGAAAGCAGCACTCTCCCGCCATCCATACGACCGGAATCTCTTGTTGACCTTGGCGGCCTATGAGTATGAGCGCGGCAACAAAGCCGACACGGTGAAATATTTGACACTCCTTCGCCAACTCGAGCCGGAACGCAACGATATCGCGCAAATGCTTAATTCAATCTCTCGATAA
- a CDS encoding DUF3300 domain-containing protein: MRVVYSLFLLLLLIAFPSSALRADEQKFSKQQLDQMLAPIALYPDDLLSNVLMAATYPLDVVEAERWRSAPANSKLQGDALVDALKSEDWDPSIKALVQFPDVLKMMSDQLDWTKKLGNAFLAQQNEVMDEVQLLRQKADSSGHLKSNSQQTVTQDDGAYVIRPADPDTVYVPVYEPSVVYGSWWYPDYPPYYWGYPGATFINGYFWGATGVAIAGGIWGWNRWDWHNHRIDVDVNRWNHIDVNRRNINNNVWKHDPNHGRRSGHDKTIDRARIDDRLKNSDHKALDNKFTPGNKPRPADRPLDKGKIGSGNVGKDRVGKAKVGKPKAAPRRTSGQKKVAKPGKKPAARAHRGGGGRGRKRRR, translated from the coding sequence ATGAGAGTCGTATATTCGCTTTTCCTGCTTCTACTCCTCATCGCATTCCCGTCGAGTGCGCTACGAGCCGATGAGCAAAAGTTCTCGAAGCAACAGCTCGATCAGATGCTGGCGCCGATTGCGCTGTATCCCGACGACCTGCTGTCAAATGTTTTGATGGCGGCGACGTATCCGCTCGACGTCGTTGAAGCTGAGCGCTGGCGGAGCGCCCCTGCCAATTCAAAACTGCAAGGCGACGCTCTCGTTGACGCGCTCAAAAGCGAAGATTGGGACCCGAGCATCAAGGCGCTCGTGCAGTTTCCAGATGTCTTGAAAATGATGAGCGACCAGCTTGACTGGACAAAGAAGCTTGGCAACGCGTTTCTCGCACAACAAAATGAGGTTATGGACGAAGTGCAGCTGCTTCGCCAGAAGGCCGACTCGAGCGGGCATCTCAAAAGCAATTCGCAGCAGACGGTGACCCAGGATGACGGCGCGTATGTCATTCGGCCTGCGGATCCAGACACCGTGTACGTGCCGGTTTATGAGCCGTCGGTCGTTTACGGGTCCTGGTGGTATCCGGATTACCCACCCTACTATTGGGGGTATCCGGGCGCGACCTTCATCAATGGTTACTTTTGGGGAGCGACGGGCGTCGCCATCGCGGGCGGCATTTGGGGCTGGAACCGTTGGGACTGGCACAATCACCGCATCGACGTCGATGTGAACCGCTGGAACCACATCGACGTCAACCGCCGCAACATCAACAACAACGTCTGGAAGCACGATCCCAATCATGGAAGGCGTTCCGGCCACGACAAGACCATCGACCGCGCGCGCATTGACGATCGGCTGAAGAATTCCGATCACAAGGCGCTCGACAACAAATTTACGCCTGGGAACAAGCCGCGCCCTGCCGATCGCCCGCTCGACAAGGGAAAGATCGGTTCTGGTAACGTCGGCAAAGACAGGGTCGGCAAGGCGAAAGTCGGAAAACCCAAGGCTGCTCCGCGCCGCACGTCAGGTCAGAAGAAAGTAGCAAAACCCGGGAAGAAGCCAGCGGCTCGCGCTCATCGCGGTGGCGGCGGCAGAGGACGCAAACGACGTCGTTGA
- a CDS encoding bile acid:sodium symporter family protein produces the protein MLPLLTDFGVPTAIAFLMLVAGTEIMAVDITTAVRHPRALLLGAIGQLAFLPPMALLISAAYSSIPAISFGMLSLALSPGGGISNLYCYLARRNVSLSASITAFGTVLSLITIPVWMKVLQTFVGTSAGIRAVPMSTILLQLFALMILPMAGGMLLRKVCPNQVETSGTLLRKISLAFVLLVLILTISATQESAVLAPSLLIGAMFILGAMLCGWMSGFQLTAAERDVLVIESGVRNIGVALTLGRLLLPLEAFGEMASFFAGYFTVEIMIMLALTSYLSAKRR, from the coding sequence ATGCTCCCTCTGCTGACAGATTTCGGTGTGCCCACGGCAATTGCGTTCCTGATGCTGGTAGCAGGCACCGAGATAATGGCTGTCGATATAACGACGGCCGTCCGGCATCCTCGCGCTCTGCTCTTGGGCGCGATCGGGCAGCTGGCATTTCTGCCGCCGATGGCTCTGCTCATCTCCGCGGCTTATTCAAGCATTCCGGCAATTTCCTTTGGCATGCTTTCGCTTGCGCTCAGTCCCGGCGGAGGGATTTCGAATCTCTATTGTTATCTCGCACGCAGGAATGTTTCGCTATCAGCATCGATCACCGCGTTCGGTACAGTGCTTTCGCTCATTACAATTCCAGTTTGGATGAAAGTTCTCCAAACATTCGTCGGAACAAGCGCTGGTATCCGAGCCGTGCCGATGTCCACAATTCTTCTCCAGCTCTTCGCGTTGATGATCTTGCCGATGGCCGGCGGCATGTTGCTCCGAAAGGTGTGTCCGAACCAAGTCGAGACCAGTGGTACGCTACTTCGCAAAATATCTCTCGCCTTCGTTCTTCTGGTGCTCATTCTCACGATTTCAGCAACACAAGAATCGGCAGTCCTCGCTCCAAGTCTCCTGATCGGTGCGATGTTCATCCTTGGGGCCATGCTCTGCGGTTGGATGTCGGGATTTCAACTCACTGCCGCGGAGCGTGATGTCCTTGTGATCGAAAGCGGAGTTCGAAATATCGGCGTCGCACTTACATTGGGTCGGCTATTGCTCCCCTTGGAAGCCTTCGGCGAAATGGCGAGCTTCTTTGCGGGTTATTTCACAGTCGAGATTATGATCATGCTGGCGCTCACGAGCTACCTCAGCGCGAAGCGGCGATAA
- a CDS encoding HlyD family secretion protein, which produces MALLLLLAYAAICIIVFKLLRVRVNEWTVTTACLGGAVVVGGILLGMNYNHPFTTDGRLYFYTTPIIPTVKGHVIDVAVQPNVPLKQGDLLFRIDPRPYQYAVDQKKALLAEAEQNVKQLKASLDQATAGVEKAQAQLALSQETYNRQADLLSKEVVSQAAVDKATRNLEAARQTLVESQAAAERARLAFSSEIGGVNTTVASLQADLANAEFNLSETNVVAPTDGYVTQLMLKPGMTASPLTPTMVFIHADRNSLMASFPQNALQRVEPNDEAEVAFDGIPGQVFRAKVLVVLDAISQGQLEPTGALLNPQDRSGERGRAVVRFKVLDDLSAFQLPAGSTAQIAVYTDHLATFAIIRRVLLRMKAWLNYVV; this is translated from the coding sequence ATGGCTCTCCTGCTCCTTCTTGCGTACGCCGCAATTTGCATCATCGTATTCAAGCTGCTTCGCGTTCGCGTCAACGAATGGACGGTTACCACCGCATGCCTCGGAGGCGCGGTCGTCGTCGGCGGCATCCTGCTCGGCATGAACTACAACCACCCGTTCACGACGGACGGTCGCTTGTATTTCTATACGACGCCGATTATTCCGACCGTCAAAGGGCACGTGATCGATGTCGCGGTTCAGCCGAACGTTCCGTTGAAGCAAGGCGATCTTTTGTTTCGTATCGATCCGCGACCGTATCAGTATGCCGTCGACCAGAAGAAAGCGCTGCTCGCCGAGGCCGAGCAAAACGTCAAGCAGCTTAAGGCATCCTTGGATCAGGCGACGGCGGGCGTTGAAAAAGCCCAGGCGCAACTGGCGCTCTCCCAGGAAACCTACAATCGCCAAGCCGATCTTCTGAGCAAGGAGGTTGTATCGCAGGCGGCCGTAGATAAGGCGACGCGCAACCTCGAGGCCGCACGGCAGACGCTTGTCGAAAGCCAGGCCGCCGCAGAGCGTGCGCGCTTGGCATTCAGTTCGGAGATTGGCGGCGTCAACACGACGGTCGCGAGCCTGCAAGCCGACCTGGCGAATGCAGAGTTCAATCTGTCCGAAACGAATGTCGTCGCTCCGACCGACGGGTATGTGACACAACTCATGCTGAAGCCCGGCATGACAGCGAGCCCTTTGACGCCGACGATGGTGTTCATCCACGCCGATAGGAACTCGCTAATGGCATCGTTTCCGCAAAACGCTTTGCAGCGTGTCGAACCGAACGATGAGGCAGAGGTCGCGTTCGATGGCATACCCGGCCAGGTTTTCCGCGCGAAGGTGTTGGTCGTGCTTGATGCGATTTCGCAAGGCCAGCTGGAGCCGACAGGAGCGCTCCTCAACCCGCAGGACCGGAGCGGCGAGCGTGGTCGGGCCGTCGTGAGATTTAAAGTGTTGGACGATCTTTCGGCTTTTCAGTTGCCCGCCGGGTCCACCGCGCAGATCGCAGTCTACACAGATCATTTAGCGACGTTTGCTATCATCCGGCGCGTTCTCCTGCGGATGAAGGCGTGGTTGAATTACGTGGTATAG